One stretch of Candidatus Binatia bacterium DNA includes these proteins:
- a CDS encoding hypothetical protein (possible pseudo, frameshifted) translates to MGIDPRNYDTTVVLRDGTSIRIRAIRPDDKQRLLDHFQSLSERSVYFRFFSAKKRLTDEELVRFTEPDFVTHVALVATLLIEGEEKIIGVGRFIVPPGGDPHRAEVAFAVSDAYQGRGIGTALLEHLALIARELGVTEFEANVLGENNQMLEVFARSGFRVARTVEGGIVHVSFPTAETTESRAAAETRERQAIAQSIRPFFYPRAVAVDWGVEPSQHGGPCAGEEPEGLRIPRAYLSRASARRGDPRVARLPPHCRRGGTDRPRRHCCAGSECRGSGPRVRACGRASARGHFGGFWRKRAGRSRARAAVAPARPGLGHAHGGPQLSRPPQHRSDRVAQRHLCANVPPARQYQHALAKWRVGLGDSRHGSFLGSGHCDLRFRRQQGRRLG, encoded by the coding sequence ATGGGGATAGATCCGCGCAACTACGACACCACCGTGGTTCTCCGCGACGGCACTTCCATTCGCATCCGCGCCATTCGCCCCGACGACAAGCAGCGGCTGCTCGACCACTTCCAAAGTTTGAGCGAGCGCTCGGTATATTTTCGCTTCTTCAGCGCCAAGAAACGGCTGACCGACGAGGAACTCGTGCGCTTTACCGAGCCGGACTTTGTCACGCATGTGGCGCTGGTGGCCACGTTACTCATCGAGGGCGAAGAGAAAATCATCGGGGTTGGGCGGTTCATCGTTCCTCCGGGCGGCGATCCGCACCGGGCAGAAGTGGCCTTTGCCGTGTCCGATGCCTATCAGGGCCGCGGCATCGGTACAGCCTTGCTCGAGCATTTGGCGCTCATTGCGCGCGAGCTCGGCGTCACCGAGTTCGAGGCCAATGTGCTCGGCGAAAACAACCAGATGCTCGAAGTATTTGCGCGCAGCGGCTTTCGCGTGGCCCGCACTGTCGAAGGCGGCATTGTGCACGTATCGTTTCCGACCGCCGAAACAACGGAATCTCGGGCGGCTGCCGAAACGCGCGAGCGCCAAGCCATTGCGCAAAGCATTCGGCCGTTTTTCTATCCGCGCGCGGTGGCCGTCGATTGGGGCGTCGAACCGTCCCAACACGGTGGGCCATGCGCTGGTGAGGAACCTGAAGGACTGCGGATTCCGCGGGCCTATTTATCCCGTGCATCCGCGCGACGCGGAGATCCAAGGGTTGCGCGCTTACCGCCGCATTGCCGACGTGGGGGCACCGATCGACCTCGCCGTCATTGCTGTGCCGGCAGCGAGTGTCGAGGAAGTGGCCCGCGAGTGCGCGCGTGCGGGCGTGCGAGCGCTCGTGGTCATTTCGGCGGGTTTTGGCGAAAGCGGGCCGGAAGGTCGCGAGCGCGAGCTGCGGTTGCGCCAGCTCGTCCGGGGCTCGGGCATGCGCATGGTGGGCCCCAATTGTCTCGGCCTCCTCAACACCGATCCGACCGTGTCGCTCAACGCCACCTTTGCGCCAACGTTCCCCCCGCGCGGCAATATCAGCATGCTCTCGCAAAGTGGCGCGTTGGGCTTGGCGATTCTCGACATGGTTCGTTCCTTGGGAGTGGGCATTGCGACCTTCGTTTCCGTAGGCAACAAGGCCGACGTCTCGGGTAA
- a CDS encoding hypothetical protein (possible pseudo, frameshifted): MILLYLESFGNPRKFARIAPAVAREKPIVAVKSGRSAAGTRAAASHSAALASLDVAVDALFEQAGVIRTQTLEEMFDVAALLSTQPVPAGPRVGVVTNAGGPGILLADACEAEGLSLPELREVTRSQLRAFLPPQASLANPVDIIASASPEDFERALELVGNDPGIDAVVAIYIPLFLTQVEETAAAIARAAGRIAAEKPVLNVFLSSRGIPAALAQGPRGALPSFRFPEDAARALAKAWRYRQWRERPRGKELHLDRFAEATIRSVVDRVLDQRTEPVWVEASDIALVLRAAGIPVAVGEVVPCEEAEEAAERLGYPLVMKAEVPGLVHKSDVGGVILNLFAPQQVEVAVEEMRADLARHGYTLERVLLQRQIMGGHEALVGVVTDPTFGPLLVCGLGGILVELLRDVRFRLTPVTDVDAREMVESLRTAPLLDGYRGMPPGDKDALVQLIQRVSALVEIVPELRELDLNPVKVLEPGRGVVIVDARMRLARV, from the coding sequence GTGATCTTGCTCTACTTGGAAAGCTTCGGGAACCCGCGAAAGTTTGCCCGCATTGCCCCGGCGGTTGCCCGAGAAAAGCCCATCGTGGCGGTCAAGTCCGGCCGTTCCGCGGCGGGCACACGGGCCGCCGCGTCGCACTCGGCCGCGCTGGCGAGTCTGGACGTGGCGGTCGACGCCCTGTTCGAGCAGGCTGGCGTGATCCGCACGCAGACGCTGGAGGAAATGTTCGATGTCGCTGCCTTGTTGTCCACGCAGCCGGTGCCCGCGGGGCCGCGCGTCGGCGTGGTGACCAACGCGGGCGGGCCGGGCATTTTATTGGCCGACGCCTGCGAAGCGGAGGGATTGTCCTTGCCGGAGCTGAGGGAGGTGACCCGCTCGCAACTGCGAGCGTTTCTACCCCCGCAGGCGAGCCTGGCGAACCCTGTGGACATCATCGCCTCGGCATCGCCGGAGGACTTCGAACGAGCACTGGAACTCGTGGGCAATGACCCAGGGATCGATGCGGTGGTGGCCATTTACATACCTTTATTCCTCACGCAGGTGGAAGAGACGGCCGCCGCCATTGCCCGAGCGGCAGGGCGCATTGCGGCAGAAAAACCGGTGCTCAACGTGTTTTTGTCTTCGCGCGGCATTCCGGCGGCGCTCGCGCAAGGCCCGCGCGGGGCGCTGCCTTCGTTCCGCTTTCCCGAAGATGCCGCACGCGCGCTCGCGAAAGCTTGGCGGTATCGGCAGTGGCGCGAGCGACCGCGCGGCAAGGAACTGCATCTCGACCGCTTTGCGGAGGCCACCATTCGGTCGGTGGTGGACCGTGTCCTGGACCAACGTACCGAGCCGGTTTGGGTGGAGGCGAGCGACATTGCACTGGTGTTGCGGGCTGCGGGAATTCCAGTTGCAGTCGGTGAAGTCGTCCCCTGCGAAGAGGCCGAGGAGGCAGCCGAGCGGCTCGGCTACCCCTTGGTCATGAAGGCCGAAGTGCCCGGGCTGGTGCACAAAAGCGACGTGGGTGGCGTGATTCTCAATTTGTTCGCGCCCCAGCAGGTGGAAGTGGCCGTCGAGGAAATGCGCGCGGACTTGGCCCGCCACGGGTACACGCTCGAGCGCGTGCTGCTGCAGCGACAAATCATGGGTGGCCACGAAGCGCTCGTGGGAGTCGTCACGGATCCGACGTTTGGCCCGCTCCTGGTGTGTGGCTTGGGGGGCATTTTGGTCGAGCTTCTGCGCGACGTGCGTTTCCGCCTCACGCCCGTGACCGATGTGGATGCGCGCGAGATGGTCGAGAGCTTGCGCACAGCTCCTTTGCTCGATGGCTATCGCGGCATGCCTCCCGGAGACAAGGATGCTCTGGTGCAATTGATCCAGAGGGTATCGGCGCTGGTGGAAATTGTTCCGGAACTGCGCGAGCTCGACTTGAACCCCGTCAAAGTTTTGGAGCCCGGGCGCGGAGTCGTGATCGTGGATGCTCGTATGCGCCTGGCGCGCGTTTAG